The following nucleotide sequence is from Pseudarthrobacter psychrotolerans.
ATGAAGAGGGTGGAGCGGACCCACGGCCGCAGCCGCGTGGCCAGCACCGCGAGCGTGCTCCCCACAAGCAGGGTGAGGACCACGCAGGCGCCGGCGAACAGTACCGTGTTGCCCAGCACCGTCCAGAACTGCGGGTCGGCGAAGAGCTTCTGGTAGTTTTCCAGGCCAGTGAACCGCAGCGGTGCCTTGCCGCTGACCTGGGCCTGCCGGTAGTCGTACAGCGAGACGTTGATCAGCTGGAAGATGGGGTAGCCCAGCAGGGCAATCAGGACGATGAAGGCCGGGGCCAGGTACAGCCACGGTTCCAGCCCGCGTTTGATCTTCGAACGACGGCGGGTCTTGCGTTCCGCCGTCGGGGCGCCGCCGGGCCGGGTGCTCTTATTGCCGCGCGGCGATTCAGCCTGCACCGGCGCCAACGCCGTCATGCCGCGGATCCGGGCGCGAAGAGGGGTGAATTTGTGCGTGCCATTACTTGGCTCCGAATGCCTTGTTCATCGCGTCGGCGGCTTCGGTGGTTGCCGTGTTGACGTCCGCCTTGCCGGTGACGATCTTCTGGTACATGCCGGTGAAGACACCCTGCGCGTCGATGGTTGACCAGGTTTCCGTGACCGGGACGAAGTTGGTGCCGGCGCCGAGGGTCTGGATGAAGGGCGCCACCTGGGCATTGGAAGCGGCCACATCCTTTTGGACGTCGGAGAAGGTGGGCAGGTTGCCCATGGAGTCGAACATCTTCTGCTGGTACTTCTTGCTGGCCAGCAGCTTCACGAAGTCGGCAGCCAGTGTGCGGTGAGTGCTGCTGTTGAAGACTCCGAGGTTGTTGCCGCCTGCGAACGCGGGTGCGACGGAACCCGCCGTCTTGCCCGGAACAGGGACCACGGCGAACTTGTCCTTGACGGCGCTGGCTGCGACGGCCTTGTAGTTGAAGTCGCCGCCGATGGTCATCGCTGATTTCCCGGCAATGAACTGCTGGACGCTGGCGTTGCCGCCGAATTCCGCGCAGGTCTGGGCGGGGCAGATATCGTCCGTGAGGAGGCGGGTGTAGGCGGCCACGCCCTCGCGGGATTCCGTGGAGTCAAGGCCGGAGACGAAGGTGTCGCCGGCCTTGGTGGCTATGCTGCCGCCGTTGGCCCAGAGGTACGGCATGGCCGAGAACTGGGCTGCGCCGCCCACGGAGATGCCGAGCATTCCGGGGTTGGCCGCCCGGACGGCGCGGGCCACGGTCTCAATGTCGGCCAGGGTCTTGGGGACCTCCAGGCCGAGCTGCTGGAGCAGGTCGGTGCGGTAGTAGAGGGCACGGACGCCGACGAACCAGGGAACGCCGTAGTTCTTGCCGTCGATTTCGGTGGTGGCCAGGATCTTGCCGTCCAGGTCCCGGGCCTCGTCCCAGCCCTTGATGTCTTCGGTGACATCGGCCAGTCCGCCGGAGGCCACGTAGCTGGCCAGGTCGGTGTTGCCGAATTCGGCGACGTCCGGGGCGCTGGAGGGATCGTTGAAGGCGGCCTTGAAGCGTTCGGCCCGGCTGTCCACGGGAATGTACTGGACATCGATCTTGGCACCACTGTGGGCTGCCTCGAACTCGCTCACGGCGTCTTTGACCACGGCGGACTTGGGGTCCTGGTTGACTTCGGAGAAGAGCCACACGCGGACTGTTCCGGTCTGCTCGTCCGAGGATGAGGCGGCGTTGTTCGAGGTGGGCGGGGCGCAGGATGTCAGGGCGAGGGCGGCCAGGGCGACTGCCGCGGCGGTGCGTGCGATTTTCAAAATTCCTCCATTGGAAAAGTGGGATAACCGGTTGTAATGTGCGGGACGGCCATGCATTCGGCTGCTAGGACGTCCATGTGAGGGCCTCCAGATGAGCGTCCGTCGGCGGCGGCAGCGCCGCGGCGCCCAGTGCGGCCAGCGGAATGTCCGACGGGAGCAGTTCAAAGCGGCCTGATAGTCCCAGGGACTCGAGAAACCGGGACTCCTCAGCACGGTGTTTGAGTTCGGAGTCAATGCCCTGCAGCAATGACGGCCCCAAGGCGGCGAGGCCTCCGCCGATGATGATGCGGTCGGCGCCCGTCGATAAAACGAGGACCTGGATCGCCAAAGCGACGCCGCGGCACAACACCGCCGCCGCTACGCGGGCGCGTTCGTCGCCGGCGAGCGCTGCCTCGAAGGGATCCCGTCCGCCGCCTGGTGGCGGTGTCCACATCCGCGCGAGGGCGGACCCGGAGGCGAGGGTTTCCAGGCAACCCACCTGGCCGCAGACGCAGGGGGTGTCCCCGCCTACCGGCAGGTGGCCGATTTCGCCCAGCATGCCGTCCGGTCCGCGGAGCACCTTGCCGTTCCTTACGACGCCGGCGGCCAGGCCGGTGCCGAGGTTCAGGTACGCGAGCGTCTCATCCGGGGCAACCCCGGAGCCACTGGGTACCGGTCCTACGGCAGTTCTGGCCGTGAGGATGCCGTGGGCTCCGAGGGCTGCGGCCTTCACATCGTTCTCCACGGCAACGGGAGATCCGAGCAATTCCTCCAGTTCGCCCGCCAGGTTGAGGCTTTCCACGCCCAGGTTCACGGCGTGGCGGACCACGCCGGTGGACGGATCCACCAGTCCGGGCATACAGGCCCCCATGGAGTCCAGCCGCCCGTTGCCGGCCGCAGCCATGGCCTCCCTGGCCAGGGCTGCGGCCACTCGAACCACGTGGTCCCCGCCGTAGCCGGACGGCGCAGTGCGCAGGGCGGCCAGCGAACCGTCGTCGTGCAGTATGGCCGCCGCTGTTTTGGTTCCTCCGATGTCCAGCCCGAGCCTCACGACGCGGATCCAGTCAGTATCGATCCCGTAGCCGGGCCCATCAGGCAACGCCCAACTGGTTCCAGAGCACCAGCACGGACGTTCCCCGCAGGACGATGTCGGGGGCATCGTCAGCCAGCCGGACGGATACCGGCGCCGGGTCCTGCTGCAGGAGCCGTGAGAGCAAGGTCGCCTCGACAGACTTGAGCAGCTGCCCATCCAGCAGGTGCGGCGGTCCGCTCAGGACCACCTCCGAGAGATCGAGTGCGCCCACAACCGGTGCCAGGGCGACGGCGAGCCGTTCACCGGCTTCACGGAACAAAGCGTCGGCTGCGGCTTCCGGTTCGGGGCTCGCGGCCGCTTCGGCCATCTTCCGCTCCAGATTGGGGACGGACACCCAGGTTTCCAGGCAACCGGTCTTTCCGCAGTTACACATGTCCCCGCCGTCGGTGCCGACAGTGACGTGGCCGATCTCGCCGGCACCGGAATGGGCGCCGCGGACCCGCTGGCCGCCCACTATCAGTCCGGAGCCGACACCGCGGCCAATCTTCACCAGGATCATGTCGTCGCTGCCGTCCCCGAAGGTGTACTCGGCGTGGACGGCCGCGTCGGCGTCGTTGGATACCAGCACCGGCAGACCGGTGTGCTGCTGCAGCCGGTCGCGGAGCCGGACGTTTTTCCAGCCCAGGTTGGAGGCCTCGACGACGACGCCATCAGGGCTGACGATGCCCGGGGTTCCGACTCCGATGCCCAGGAGCGTGGCGGTGGCCAGCTCCACGGCGTCGGAGGCGAGCTGGAGGACCTGGCTGACCACGGCTTCGCCGGTTTCCGGTCCGATAGAGCGCTCGAGCCGGTCCACGATGTTGCCGTCGAGGTCCAGCACGGCGGCGCGCAGTACGCCGTTTTCCGCCAGGTCCATTCCTATGATTTGCAGCCCGCGGCGGTTCAGGTCCATCAGGATGGCCGGTTTGCCGGGGCGGCCTTTCTCGGACTGGCCAAGCTCCACCACGTGGCCGCGCTCCATCAGATCCGCTACGAGATCCGATACGGTCACGCGGGTCAGACCAAGCGCTCTGGAAAGATCCGCCCGGCTCATGGCGCCGGACGAGTGGAGGGTCTGGCGCACCAGGGAAAGGTTGCGTGCGCGGCCATCGGATGGAAGGGTTCCACTTGCCGAGCCGGCAGTGCGAACACCTGGAGATTCGTTCATGTTTGTTAGTAAACTATACTAACAAACAAATAGCAATGGTTTCTTTGGCCTCATACCTGGACTCGATGCCGAGCGGGTTGGACGCACCAAATGACGCCTTACCGCAGGAGCTACCCGTGAAACTGGAAATTGCAGTGGTCAGTGCCGAGGGTGCGGGAATTGCCGCATCTGAGGGTGCCGACCGGATTGAGCTGTGCAGCAGCCTGGAGCTTGGCGGCATCTCCCCGTCCCAGGGCCTGATGGAGGCAGCAGCGGAACAGGTTGACGGCAGGCTGGAGATTCATCCGCTCATCCGGTGCCGGCCCGGAGATTTCACCTACTCCCCTGCTGAGCTGGACACCATGGAGCGCAGATCCGTAATCTGCTGAAGCAGGGTGCACACGGGGTTGTGTTCGGGGCACTGAGGCCCGGAGGAGAAGTGGATGTTCCCGCCACGCGCCGCCTCGCCGAGTGCGCACGGAACGCCGACCCCCTCGACTGCGTCAACGCAGACCAGCCGGCCTCCCGCAACGCCGTGAGTTTTGTCCTTCAAGGCCTGGCCTACGTCAATTTCCCGCTCACCGACGAGGCGACCGCGGAAGGCCTGGCGGCAGCATGGACCGCCAACGTGGAACTCTGCCGCGTGGCGCTCTGGAGTTCGACGCCGCCGAGAAGCTCGCCGTACGGTCTCCTGGGCCGGGATGCGAGGGGTGGTCACCCTGGCCGCGGTCCTGGTGCTGCCCGCGGATCTGGAACACCGTCCGGTGCTGATCCTGGCTGCCCTGGTAGTGGTCGGCGGCACGCTCACGCTGCAGGGCTTCACCCTTCCGGCGCTGGTCCGGCTCCTGCGGGTCCA
It contains:
- a CDS encoding extracellular solute-binding protein → MKIARTAAAVALAALALTSCAPPTSNNAASSSDEQTGTVRVWLFSEVNQDPKSAVVKDAVSEFEAAHSGAKIDVQYIPVDSRAERFKAAFNDPSSAPDVAEFGNTDLASYVASGGLADVTEDIKGWDEARDLDGKILATTEIDGKNYGVPWFVGVRALYYRTDLLQQLGLEVPKTLADIETVARAVRAANPGMLGISVGGAAQFSAMPYLWANGGSIATKAGDTFVSGLDSTESREGVAAYTRLLTDDICPAQTCAEFGGNASVQQFIAGKSAMTIGGDFNYKAVAASAVKDKFAVVPVPGKTAGSVAPAFAGGNNLGVFNSSTHRTLAADFVKLLASKKYQQKMFDSMGNLPTFSDVQKDVAASNAQVAPFIQTLGAGTNFVPVTETWSTIDAQGVFTGMYQKIVTGKADVNTATTEAADAMNKAFGAK
- a CDS encoding ROK family protein; this encodes MPDGPGYGIDTDWIRVVRLGLDIGGTKTAAAILHDDGSLAALRTAPSGYGGDHVVRVAAALAREAMAAAGNGRLDSMGACMPGLVDPSTGVVRHAVNLGVESLNLAGELEELLGSPVAVENDVKAAALGAHGILTARTAVGPVPSGSGVAPDETLAYLNLGTGLAAGVVRNGKVLRGPDGMLGEIGHLPVGGDTPCVCGQVGCLETLASGSALARMWTPPPGGGRDPFEAALAGDERARVAAAVLCRGVALAIQVLVLSTGADRIIIGGGLAALGPSLLQGIDSELKHRAEESRFLESLGLSGRFELLPSDIPLAALGAAALPPPTDAHLEALTWTS
- a CDS encoding ROK family transcriptional regulator, which codes for MRQTLHSSGAMSRADLSRALGLTRVTVSDLVADLMERGHVVELGQSEKGRPGKPAILMDLNRRGLQIIGMDLAENGVLRAAVLDLDGNIVDRLERSIGPETGEAVVSQVLQLASDAVELATATLLGIGVGTPGIVSPDGVVVEASNLGWKNVRLRDRLQQHTGLPVLVSNDADAAVHAEYTFGDGSDDMILVKIGRGVGSGLIVGGQRVRGAHSGAGEIGHVTVGTDGGDMCNCGKTGCLETWVSVPNLERKMAEAAASPEPEAAADALFREAGERLAVALAPVVGALDLSEVVLSGPPHLLDGQLLKSVEATLLSRLLQQDPAPVSVRLADDAPDIVLRGTSVLVLWNQLGVA
- a CDS encoding copper homeostasis protein CutC, yielding MKLEIAVVSAEGAGIAASEGADRIELCSSLELGGISPSQGLMEAAAEQVDGRLEIHPLIRCRPGDFTYSPAELDTMERRSVIC